The Lucilia cuprina isolate Lc7/37 chromosome 5, ASM2204524v1, whole genome shotgun sequence genome includes a window with the following:
- the LOC124420424 gene encoding uncharacterized protein LOC124420424, translated as MDLLYLQGKNCGNPNVLIFGISKPVNLSLDWTLAEYTKLRTFIVLILYAIISCLWIILSLACMSAVYKSNFKRPVNKCLSALWLLAILGGSTIDGIAAGFYGSDIYYTMSAASTFQYLNITVDPTVDALTMEYLEEFDVYFSTPALIMTLLTCRVGILFLINIFGCGLCVAAMTVSTQILNFLCIY; from the exons ATGGATTTATTGTATTTACAAG GAAAAAATTGTGGTAAcccaaatgttttaatatttggaATTTCTAAACCAGTAAATTTAAGCCTTGATTGGACGTTGGCGGAATACACTAAACTTCgtacatttattgttttaattttatatgcaaTTATTAGTTGTTTGTGGATAATTTTATCTCTTGCTTGTATGTCTGCTGtctataaatcaaattttaaaagaccGGTAAATAAGTGCCTGAGTGCCTTGTGGCTTTTGGCTATTTTAGGCGGTAGTACTATAGATGGTATAGCAGCAGGTTTTTACGGATCCGATATTTATTATACAATG tCTGCTGCTTCAACTTTTCAGTACCTTAATATAACAGTTGATCCCACAGTTGACGCATTGACGATGGAATATTTAGAAGAGTTTGATGTATATTTTTCAACGCCGGCCTTAATTATGACGTTGTTAACTTGTAGAGTtggtatactttttttaattaatattttcggTTGTGGTTTATGTGTAGCAGCAATGACAGTGAgtacacaaattttaaattttctatgtatttattaa